A genome region from Erigeron canadensis isolate Cc75 chromosome 3, C_canadensis_v1, whole genome shotgun sequence includes the following:
- the LOC122593441 gene encoding ycf20-like protein, translating to MVPATLMPSSGYLDKLCTTGYLQSNVSSVHFSSDLLRNSPSYRKTLYTRFWIFHLTQPLFIKDLKKMTWHIRSNAEGSASSTNNNSNGTRLIRTIRAFQVRINARIKDLRKDLPMKLLFFLTGFYCSTAFATVIGQTGDWDILSAALAVVVVEGIGALMYTGSLPLFGKVRNVITMFNYWKAGLCMGLFLDSFKY from the exons ATGGTGCCGGCAACTCTAATGCCATCATCTGGCTACCTTGATAAGCTTTGTACCACTGGATATTTACAATCAAATGTTTCATCTGTCCATTTTTCATCCGACCTTTTAAGAAATTCACCCTCTTACAGGAAGACATTGTATACTCGGTTTTGGATCTTCCATTTGACACAGCCACTCTTCATCAAGGACCTGAA GAAGATGACATGGCATATAAGAAGCAACGCAGAAGGCAGTGCATCATCCACAAATAATAACAGCAACGGAACTAGACTCATAAGGACCATTAGAGCCTTTCAAGTTAGAATAAATGCACGAATTAAAGACTTGAGAAAGGATCTTCCCATGAAACTGCTATTTTTCTTGACGGGTTTCTATTGTTCAACGGCATTTGCTACTGTAATAGGGCAAACTGGTGACTGGGATATTCTTTCTGCTGCTTTGGCTGTGGTTGTGGTGGAGGGGATTGGGGCCCTTATGTACACAGGATCACTTCCTTTATTTGGGAAGGTAAGAAACGTGATTACCATGTTCAATTATTGGAAAGCTGGCCTTTGTATGGGTCTTTTTCTGGATTCTTTCAAGTATTAG
- the LOC122593802 gene encoding DNA repair protein RAD51 homolog 3 isoform X1 produces the protein MEVVKLPLAASQKGKLISAGYTSIASLSSIPPSQLSRELKISETEALEILKNVSDGTRLESTSSSLTIVNGAQSAWDMLQEEETLMRITTSCADLDNILGGGISCKEVTEIGGVPGIGKTQLGIQLAVNVQIPYDYGGLGGKAIYIDTEGSFMVERALQIAEACGDDMVEYSRLYHKGSQACEVKMQPKDFLENIFYFRVCSYTEQIALINYLEKFITEHKDVKVVIIDSITFHFRQDFDDMALRTRVLGGMALKLMKLATKFGVAIVLLNQVTTKYSDGSFHLALALGDSWSHASTNRIILHWNGNERYAYIDKSPSLRSASAPYSVTAKGIRNSTSDNKRVKNM, from the exons ATGGAGGTGGTGAAATTGCCGTTAGCAGCATCGCAGAAAGGGAAATTAATATCTGCAGGCTACACTTCCATTGCTTCCCTTTCTTCTATCCCCCCTTCTCAGCTTTCCAGAG AACTGAAAATCTCAGAAACGGAGGCACTTGAAATTCTAAAGAATGTATCAGATGGTACAAGGTTGGAGAGCACCAGTAGCAGTCTTACTATTGTCAATG GCGCCCAGAGTGCCTGGGATATGCTGCAGGAAGAAGAAACCCTGATGCGTATTACTACATCATGTGCTGATTTGGATAACATTTTGGGTGGAGGAATAAGCTGCAAAGAAGTGACTGAAATTG GTGGAGTTCCAGGCATCGGTAAAACACAACTCGG AATTCAACTTGCAGTAAATGTTCAGATCCCGTATGATTATGGTGGACTTGGAGGCAAGGCCATTTACATAG ATACCGAAGGTAGCTTCATGGTTGAACGTGCTTTACAAATTGCAGAAGCTTGTGGTGATGACATGGTAGAATACAGTCGTTTGTATCACAAGGGATCTCAAGCATGTGAAGTTAAGATGCAGCCCAAAGATTTTCTTGAGAATATATTTTACTTTCGTGTATGCAGTTATACCGAGCAAATTGCTCTCATCAATTACTTAGAGAAGTTCATCACAGAGCATAAAGAT GTTAAGGTGGTTATAATTGATAGCATCACATTTCACTTCCGTCAAGATTTTGATGACATGGCTCTCAGGACAAGAGTACTTGGTGGAATGGCCTTGAAGTTGATGAAACTTGCCACAAAATTTGGAGTTGCG ATTGTTCTCTTAAATCAAGTGACCACCAAGTACTCAGACGGCTCATTCCATTTAGCCCTTGCACTCG GTGATAGTTGGTCGCATGCCTCCACAAACCGGATCATTTTGCATTGGAATGGCAATGAACGCTATGCATACATTGACAAGTCACCCTCTCTCCGATCAGCATCTGCACCTTATTCTGTGACAGCCAAGGGAATCAGGAACTCAACTTCAGACAACAAAAGAGTTAAAAACATGTAA
- the LOC122593802 gene encoding DNA repair protein RAD51 homolog 3 isoform X2 gives MEVVKLPLAASQKGKLISAGYTSIASLSSIPPSQLSRETEALEILKNVSDGTRLESTSSSLTIVNGAQSAWDMLQEEETLMRITTSCADLDNILGGGISCKEVTEIGGVPGIGKTQLGIQLAVNVQIPYDYGGLGGKAIYIDTEGSFMVERALQIAEACGDDMVEYSRLYHKGSQACEVKMQPKDFLENIFYFRVCSYTEQIALINYLEKFITEHKDVKVVIIDSITFHFRQDFDDMALRTRVLGGMALKLMKLATKFGVAIVLLNQVTTKYSDGSFHLALALGDSWSHASTNRIILHWNGNERYAYIDKSPSLRSASAPYSVTAKGIRNSTSDNKRVKNM, from the exons ATGGAGGTGGTGAAATTGCCGTTAGCAGCATCGCAGAAAGGGAAATTAATATCTGCAGGCTACACTTCCATTGCTTCCCTTTCTTCTATCCCCCCTTCTCAGCTTTCCAGAG AAACGGAGGCACTTGAAATTCTAAAGAATGTATCAGATGGTACAAGGTTGGAGAGCACCAGTAGCAGTCTTACTATTGTCAATG GCGCCCAGAGTGCCTGGGATATGCTGCAGGAAGAAGAAACCCTGATGCGTATTACTACATCATGTGCTGATTTGGATAACATTTTGGGTGGAGGAATAAGCTGCAAAGAAGTGACTGAAATTG GTGGAGTTCCAGGCATCGGTAAAACACAACTCGG AATTCAACTTGCAGTAAATGTTCAGATCCCGTATGATTATGGTGGACTTGGAGGCAAGGCCATTTACATAG ATACCGAAGGTAGCTTCATGGTTGAACGTGCTTTACAAATTGCAGAAGCTTGTGGTGATGACATGGTAGAATACAGTCGTTTGTATCACAAGGGATCTCAAGCATGTGAAGTTAAGATGCAGCCCAAAGATTTTCTTGAGAATATATTTTACTTTCGTGTATGCAGTTATACCGAGCAAATTGCTCTCATCAATTACTTAGAGAAGTTCATCACAGAGCATAAAGAT GTTAAGGTGGTTATAATTGATAGCATCACATTTCACTTCCGTCAAGATTTTGATGACATGGCTCTCAGGACAAGAGTACTTGGTGGAATGGCCTTGAAGTTGATGAAACTTGCCACAAAATTTGGAGTTGCG ATTGTTCTCTTAAATCAAGTGACCACCAAGTACTCAGACGGCTCATTCCATTTAGCCCTTGCACTCG GTGATAGTTGGTCGCATGCCTCCACAAACCGGATCATTTTGCATTGGAATGGCAATGAACGCTATGCATACATTGACAAGTCACCCTCTCTCCGATCAGCATCTGCACCTTATTCTGTGACAGCCAAGGGAATCAGGAACTCAACTTCAGACAACAAAAGAGTTAAAAACATGTAA
- the LOC122593721 gene encoding transketolase, chloroplastic — protein sequence MASSTSLTLSQAALVRRHGSTTTAAATQQPTSISTLSMPTFSGLKSSTTSSSRAATRSQIPSTRGRVVPTRLRVITNAAVETIEKTETALVDKSVNTIRFLAIDAVEKANSGHPGLPMGCAPMGHILYDEVMRYNPKNPYWFNRDRFVLSAGHGCMLQYALLHLAGYDSVLEEDLKQFRQWGSKTPGHPENFETPGIEVTTGPLGQGIANAVGLAVAEKHLAARYNKPDAEIVDHYTYCILGDGCQMEGIANEACSLAGHWGLGKLIAFYDDNHISIDGDTEIAFTENVDKRFEALGWHIIWVKNGNTGYDEIRAAIKEAKSVTDKPTLIKVTTTIGFGSPNKANSYSVHGAALGAKEVDATRQNLGWPYEPFHVPEDVKKHWSRHTPEGAALEAEWNAKFAEYEKKYAAEAAELKSIADGVLPAGWEKALPTYTPETPGDATRNLSQTMLNALAPVLPGLVGGSADLASSNMTLMKMFGDFQKATPEERNIRFGVREHGMGAICNGIALHSPGFVPYCATFFVFTDYMRGAMRISALSEAGVIYVMTHDSIGLGEDGPTHQPIEHLASFRAMPNILMFRPADGNETAGAYKVAVESRKRPSILALSRQKLPNLAGTSIEGTAKGGYTISDNSTGNKPDVILVGTGSELEIAAKAADELRKEGKTVRVVSFVSWELFDEQSDEYKESVLPSAVTARVSIEAGSTFGWGKIVGSKGKAIGIDKWGSSAPAGKIYKEYGITAEAVIAAAKEVL from the exons ATGGCTTCTTCTACTTCCCTCACTCTGTCTCAAGCCGCCTTAGTCCGCCGCCATGgctccaccaccaccgccgctgcAACCCAGCAACCAACTTCCATTTCAACTCTATCTATGCCCACTTTCTCCGGCCTAAAGTCTTCCACCACATCATCCTCACGCGCCGCTACACGTTCACAAATACCATCCACTCGTGGTCGCGTGGTACCCACGCGCCTCCGTGTGATCACCAACGCCGCCGTGGAAACGATAGAGAAGACCGAAACTGCTTTGGTTGACAAGTCAGTGAACACTATCAGGTTCTTGGCTATTGATGCTGTTGAAAAAGCTAATTCGGGTCATCCGGGTCTGCCCATGGGCTGTGCACCAATGGGTCATATCTTGTATGATGAGGTTATGAGATATAACCCGAAAAACCCATATTGGTTTAACAGAGATCGCTTTGTTTTGTCCGCCGGACATGGGTGTATGTTACAGTATGCTCTGCTTCATCTTGCTGGTTATGATTCTGTCCTT GAAGAGGACTTGAAGCAATTTCGTCAATGGGGAAGCAAAACTCCTGGCCATCCTGAGAACTTCGAAACTCCTGGGATCGAAGTCACCACTG GTCCTCTTGGTCAAGGAATTGCCAATGCTGTTGGTCTTGCTGTTGCTGAGAAGCATTTAGCTGCACGTTATAACAAACCTGATGCTGAGATTGTTGACCACTACAC ATACTGTATTCTTGGTGATGGTTGTCAAATGGAAGGGATTGCAAATGAAGCTTGTTCACTTGCTGGCCATTGGGGACTCGGAAAGTTGATTGCTTTCTATGATGACAACCACATCTCTATTGATGGTGACACTGAGATCGCATTCACCGAGAATGTTGACAAACGTTTTGAGGCTCTTGGGTGGCATATCATATGGGTGAAGAACGGTAACACCGGTTATGATGAGATCCGTGCTGCCATCAAAGAAGCTAAATCTGTGACTGATAAGCCTACTTTGATTAAG GTGACAACAACAATCGGTTTTGGATCACCAAACAAGGCTAACTCATACAGTGTCCATGGAGCAGCTTTGGGAGCAAAAGAAGTAGATGCAACCAGACAAAACCTTGGATGGCCTTATGAGCCATTCCATGTTCCAGAGGATGTAAAGAA GCACTGGAGCCGCCATACCCCCGAGGGTGCAGCTCTTGAAGCCGAATGGAATGCTAAATTCGCAGAGTATGAGAAGAAGTATGCGGCAGAAGCTGCGGAGTTGAAGTCTATTGCTGATGGTGTATTACCCGCTGGATGGGAGAAGGCTCTTCCT ACATACACCCCAGAAACTCCTGGTGATGCCACAAGAAATCTTTCACAGACAATGCTTAACGCATTGGCACCGGTTCTCCCCGGTCTTGTTGGTGGAAGTGCTGATCTTGCTTCATCAAACATGACCCTAATGAAAATGTTCGGTGATTTCCAAAAAGCCACCCCTGAAGAACGCAACATCCGGTTTGGTGTCCGTGAACACGGTATGGGAGCCATATGCAACGGGATTGCGCTTCACAGCCCCGGGTTCGTCCCTTACTGTGCAACATTCTTTGTCTTCACTGATTACATGAGAGGTGCAATGAGAATCTCGGCTTTATCGGAAGCTGGAGTCATCTATGTCATGACCCATGACTCCATTGGTCTAGGAGAAGATGGGCCAACCCATCAACCTATTGAACATTTAGCTAGTTTCCGAGCCATGCCCAATATCTTAATGTTCCGTCCAGCTGATGGAAATGAGACAGCCGGAGCTTACAAGGTTGCAGTTGAAAGCAGAAAACGACCCTCAATTCTTGCTCTTTCTAGGCAAAAACTTCCCAACCTGGCTGGAACTTCAATTGAAGGAACCGCAAAAGGTGGGTACACGATATCTGACAACTCAACAGGTAACAAGCCCGATGTTATCTTGGTTGGTACCGGTTCCGAGCTTGAAATTGCAGCTAAAGCTGCTGATGAACTCAGAAAGGAAGGGAAAACAGTTCGTGTCGTGTCCTTTGTTTCATGGGAGCTTTTTGATGAACAATCTGATGAATACAAGGAAAGTGTACTTCCATCAGCTGTAACAGCCCGTGTTAGCATTGAAGCTGGATCGACTTTTGGATGGGGAAAAATTGTCGGAAGCAAAGGCAAGGCCATCGGGATTGACAAATGGGGTTCCAGTGCACCAGCAGGAAAGATTTACAAAGAGTACGGTATAACTGCTGAAGCTGTGATTGCAGCAGCTAAAGAAGTTCTTTAG
- the LOC122592751 gene encoding 3-phosphoshikimate 1-carboxyvinyltransferase 2, with the protein MAATHINTTNIAHNLQATTSLSKTQTPSIKSQPFLSFGSKHKNPIAHFSVSSNNSRNLGKKCLIVSAVATTEKPSTVPEIVLQPIKEISGTVNLPGSKSLSNRILLLAALAEGTTIVDNLLNSDDVHYMLGALRTLGLNVEEDVAIKRAIVEGCGGVFPVGKEAKDDIQLFLGNAGTAMRPLTAAVTAAGGNSSYILDGVPRMRERPIGDLVTGLKQLGADVDCSLGTNCPPVRVVGGGGLPGGKVKLSGSISSQYLTALLMASPLALGDVEIEIIDKLISIPYVEMTLKLMERFGVSVEHSDSWDQFFIRGGQKYKSPGNAYVEGDASSASYFLAGAAITGGTITVEGCGTSSLQGDVKFAEVLGQMGAEVTWTENSVTVKGPPRDSSGRKHLRAVDVNMNKMPDVAMTLAVVALYADGPTAIRDVASWRVKETERMIAICTELRKLGATVEEGPDYCVITPPEKLNVTAIDTYDDHRMAMAFSLAACADVPVTIKDPSCTRKTFPDYFEVLQRFAKH; encoded by the exons ATGGCAGCAACTCACATTAACACCACCAACATTGCCCACAATCTCCAAGCTACTACCAGTCTTTCCAAAACCCAAACCCCATCAATAAAGTCACAACCTTTTTTATCTTTTGGGTCAAAACACAAAAACCCAATTGcccatttctctgtttcttctAATAATAGTAGAAATCttggaaaaaaatgtttaatagtTTCTGCCGTTGCCACCACCGAGAAACCGTCAACGGTGCCGGAAATTGTGTTACAACCCATTAAAGAAATCTCGGGTACGGTTAATTTACCCGGGTCCAAGTCGTTGTCTAATCGGATCCTCCTCCTTGCTGCGCTTGCTGAG GGAACGACCATTGTTGACAACTTACTCAACAGTGATGATGTTCATTACATGCTTGGAGCTTTAAGAACTCTAGGGCTAAACGTTGAGGAGGATGTTGCAATTAAAAGGGCAATTGTGGAAGGTTGTGGCGGTGTGTTTCCTGTGGGTAAAGAAGCTAAAGATGACATACAGCTTTTTCTTGGGAATGCAGGAACTGCTATGCGTCCATTGACTGCAGCAGTTACTGCTGCTGGTGGTAATTCAAG CTACATACTAGATGGCGTTCCTCGTATGAGAGAGAGACCAATAGGTGATTTGGTCACGGGTCTTAAGCAGCTTGGGGCAGATGTTGACTGTTCTCTCGGGACGAACTGCCCTCCCGTGCGTGTAGTTGGTGGAGGTGGTCTCCCTGGAGGAAAG GTTAAGTTGTCGGGATCTATTAGTAGTCAATACCTTACTGCTCTGCTTATGGCTTCTCCCCTTGCCCTTGGGGACGTGGAAATTGAAATCATAGATAAACTAATTTCCATACCATATGTCGAGATGACACTGAAATTAATGGAACGGTTCGGCGTCTCGGTAGAAcatagtgatagttgggaccaGTTCTTTATTCGAGGCGGCCAAAAGTACAA GTCACCTGGAAATGCTTATGTAGAAGGTGATGCGTCAAGTGCGAGTTACTTCTTGGCTGGTGCTGCCATAACCGGAGGCACCATCACCGTTGAAGGCTGCGGAACAAGTAGTCTGCAG GGTGATGTGAAGTTTGCGGAGGTACTTGGACAAATGGGTGCGGAAGTAACATGGACTGAGAACTCAGTCACAGTTAAGGGCCCACCAAGGGATTCTTCTGGAAGGAAACATTTACGTGCTGTTGATGTGAACATGAACAAGATGCCTGATGTTGCCATGACTCTTGCTGTGGTCGCTCTTTATGCTGATGGCCCTACAGCCATTAGAGATG TTGCTAGCTGGAGAGTTAAAGAAACCGAAAGGATGATTGCCATTTGCACAGAACTTAGAAAG TTGGGAGCAACAGTTGAAGAAGGTCCGGACTATTGTGTGATCACTCCGCCAGAGAAGTTAAACGTGACAGCAATAGACACATATGATGATCACAGGATGGCCATGGCTTTCTCTCTTGCCGCTTGTGCAGATGTTCCTGTGACCATTAAGGATCCTTCTTGCACACGTAAGACGTTTCCTGATTACTTTGAAGTTCTTCAAAGATTTGCCAAGCATTAA
- the LOC122592752 gene encoding UDP-glucuronate 4-epimerase 3-like — protein sequence MKLMDEDETPSTPGKFKIDNNKSIYIHHRFRFLHYKSLAKLTFWSFVFLGLILVFFFNSQSSSSQIVDLSRRSLKTSTWGGPIWEKRVKSSARIRTRNGISVLVTGAAGFVGTHVSMALKRRGDGVLGLDNFNDYYDPSLKRARQSLLDKSGIYIVEGDLNDVVLLKKLFELVPFSHVMHLAAQAGVRYAMQNPSSYIHSNIAGFVNLLEICKNADPQPAIVWASSSSVYGLNTKVPFSEKDRTDQPASLYAATKKAGEEIAHTYNHIYGLSLTGLRFFTVYGPWGRPDMAYFFFTRDILKGKPIPIFEGPNHGTVARDFTYIDDIVKGCLGALDTAEKSTGSGGKKRGPAQLRVFNLGNTSPVPVSELVGILERLLKVKAKRMVMKMPRNGDVQFTHANISFAKREFGYKPTTDLQSGLKKFVRWYVSYYGTGKKTDH from the coding sequence ATGAAGCTAATGGATGAAGATGAAACCCCATCAACTCCTGGTAAATtcaaaatagataataataaatccATATACATTCATCATAGATTCAGATTTCTACATTACAAATCTTTAGCCAAACTTACATTCTGGTCCTTTGTTTTCTTGGGCTTAATCTTGGTTTTTTTCTTCAATtcccaatcatcatcatcacaaatTGTAGATCTTTCTAgaagatctttaaaaacaagTACATGGGGTGGACCCATATGGGAAAAACGGGTCAAATCATCAGCCCGGATCCGAACCCGTAATGGGATATCCGTATTAGTCACAGGTGCAGCCGGGTTTGTAGGGACACATGTCAGTATGGCCTTAAAACGGCGTGGTGATGGTGTTTTAGGTCTTGATAATTTTAATGACTATTATGATCCGTCGCTAAAAAGAGCTAGACAGTCTTTGTTAGATAAAAGTGGGATTTATATAGTTGAAGGTGACTTAAACGATGTCgttttgttaaaaaagttgtttGAATTAGTCCCATTTAGTCATGTTATGCATTTGGCTGCACAAGCTGGTGTTAGATATGCTATGCAAAACCCTAGTTCTTATATTCATAGTAATATTGCTGGTTTTGTTAATCTGTTAGAAATTTGTAAAAATGCTGACCCTCAACCTGCTATTGTTTGGGCTTCATCTAGTTCGGTTTACGGGTTAAATACGAAAGTACCCTTTTCAGAAAAGGACCGGACGGATCAGCCCGCGAGTCTTTATGCTGCCACGAAAAAGGCAGGGGAAGAAATCGCGCATACTTATAATCATATATACGGGCTGTCATTGACAGGGTTGCGTTTTTTTACTGTTTACGGGCCGTGGGGTAGGCCGGATATGGCGTATTTCTTTTTTACCCGAGACATTTTGAAAGGGAAACCGATTCCTATATTTGAAGGCCCAAATCATGGAACAGTGGCTAGAGATTTTACGTATATTGATGATATCGTAAAGGGGTGTTTAGGGGCGTTGGATACTGCAGAAAAGAGTACTGGGAGCGGTGGGAAAAAGCGCGGGCCAGCCCAGTTACGGGTTTTTAATTTGGGCAATACGTCGCCTGTGCCTGTTTCCGAGCTAGTTGGGATATTGGAAAGGTTGTTGAAGGTTAAGGCGAAACGAATGGTGATGAAAATGCCACGAAATGGGGATGTGCAGTTTACGCATGCGAATATTAGTTTTGCGAAGAGGGAGTTTGGGTATAAGCCGACAACGGATCTTCAAAGCGGGTTGAAGAAATTTGTGAGATGGTATGTTAGTTACTATGGAACAGGAAAGAAGACTGATCACTga